One Syntrophobacterales bacterium DNA window includes the following coding sequences:
- the hcp gene encoding hydroxylamine reductase produces the protein MFCYQCEETAKGEGCTKIGVCGKQPDVASLQDLMVYGLKEIAFFAVEGRKVGVNDRAVNVFTMEGLFSTLTNVNFNPERFVQLINTCIKMRDALAAKVRAANGGVNFPKPLLKPEATVGGLVLQGESVGLKANPEIDPDILSLQHTALFGVKGIAAYGYHAKMLGQEDEKVYAFVHEVLYEIFMNRLDLGAWLALVLKCGEINLKTMELLDAGNTGTYGHPLPTTVPLGAKKGKAILVSGHELKDLEELLRHTEGKDIYVYTHGEMLPCHGYPGLKKYSHFYGHYGTGWQNQRKEFAEFPGAILMTTNCLQNPKESYKDNIFTSGTVGFPGVSHVYGTNFQPVIEKALSMPGFAEDTDKGTVMVGFARDAVMGVAGKVIEAVKNKQIRHFFLVAGCDGAMPGRNYYTEFVEKLPADTVVLTLACGKFRFFDKKLGDIGGIPRLLDVGQCNDAYSAIQIALALANAFGVGVNELPLSLVLSWYEQKAVAILLTLLHLGIKNIRLGPRLPAFLTPNVLDVLVKNYDIKPITTPDADIKAILG, from the coding sequence ATGTTTTGTTACCAGTGCGAGGAGACGGCAAAAGGCGAAGGCTGTACAAAAATTGGCGTGTGCGGCAAACAGCCTGATGTGGCCAGCCTTCAGGACCTGATGGTATATGGCCTAAAGGAGATCGCTTTTTTTGCGGTGGAGGGAAGGAAGGTGGGCGTCAACGACCGCGCCGTAAACGTGTTCACCATGGAAGGCCTTTTTTCAACCCTGACCAATGTGAATTTCAACCCTGAGAGATTTGTGCAACTTATCAATACATGCATAAAAATGAGAGACGCCCTAGCCGCGAAAGTCCGGGCAGCAAATGGAGGCGTCAATTTCCCAAAGCCCCTTCTCAAGCCTGAAGCGACCGTCGGTGGCCTTGTTTTACAGGGAGAGTCCGTGGGCTTGAAGGCTAATCCTGAGATTGATCCCGATATTCTCTCACTCCAGCACACGGCCCTCTTTGGTGTAAAAGGTATTGCCGCCTATGGTTATCACGCCAAGATGCTGGGCCAGGAAGACGAAAAAGTCTACGCTTTCGTCCATGAGGTGCTCTACGAGATATTTATGAACAGGCTTGACCTGGGAGCGTGGCTTGCCCTCGTGCTTAAGTGCGGTGAGATAAACCTTAAAACCATGGAACTTCTGGATGCAGGAAACACAGGAACTTACGGCCATCCCCTGCCCACAACCGTGCCTCTGGGAGCAAAGAAAGGAAAGGCGATTCTTGTTTCCGGCCATGAACTAAAGGACCTTGAGGAACTTCTAAGGCATACCGAGGGAAAGGATATTTACGTATACACCCACGGAGAGATGCTTCCCTGCCACGGGTATCCCGGACTCAAGAAATATTCGCATTTCTACGGTCATTACGGTACGGGCTGGCAGAACCAGCGCAAGGAGTTCGCCGAGTTTCCCGGAGCCATACTTATGACTACCAACTGCCTTCAGAACCCCAAGGAATCTTACAAGGACAACATCTTTACCTCCGGTACGGTCGGCTTCCCGGGAGTGAGTCACGTATATGGGACCAATTTTCAGCCGGTAATAGAGAAAGCCCTTTCCATGCCGGGGTTTGCTGAAGACACAGACAAAGGAACGGTAATGGTCGGATTTGCGAGAGATGCGGTCATGGGTGTAGCCGGCAAAGTCATAGAGGCGGTAAAAAACAAGCAGATACGCCACTTCTTCCTCGTTGCGGGCTGTGACGGTGCAATGCCGGGAAGAAATTACTACACGGAATTTGTGGAGAAGCTCCCCGCGGATACCGTGGTCCTTACCCTTGCATGTGGAAAGTTCCGCTTCTTTGATAAAAAATTAGGAGATATTGGCGGTATCCCGCGCCTTCTCGATGTGGGGCAGTGCAATGACGCATACTCGGCAATCCAGATCGCTCTTGCCCTCGCCAATGCCTTCGGCGTTGGGGTAAATGAGCTTCCTCTGTCCCTGGTGCTCTCCTGGTACGAGCAAAAAGCGGTAGCCATCCTGCTTACGCTCCTCCATCTCGGCATTAAAAATATACGCCTGGGGCCGCGTCTGCCCGCTTTTCTCACGCCGAACGTACTTGACGTGCTGGTGAAAAATTATGACATAAAACCCATAACTACACCGGATGCGGACATTAAGGCCATACTGGGCTAA
- a CDS encoding DegT/DnrJ/EryC1/StrS family aminotransferase: MMNIPPINLKAQYKKVKKEIARHLNEILSEQNLILGKYNTELERTIAGYAGVPSAVSCANGTDALILSLMALGIRRGDEVITTPYTFFATASSIALLGAKPVFVDIEPENMNINPDLIEKAITRQTKAIIIVHLFGKLCDTDRICAIAEKHGIPLVEDMAQSLGSRRNGKMSGSFGDIAAISFYPTKNLGGIGEGGMVLSKNKDLGEKARKLRIHGMGSVPYQHEMIGINSRLDEIKACALVTKFPYLESWNKKRTENAKFYNKKMANLPVTVPVIEDDTSHIIHQYVIRVEERDKLQNFLKEKGITTGIYYPVPLHLQGCFKYLGYNKGDMPVAEKAALTSIALPVYPELTRAEKNYIMTAMKEFFDK, from the coding sequence ATGATGAACATACCTCCTATCAATCTCAAAGCCCAGTACAAAAAGGTAAAGAAAGAGATAGCCAGACATCTGAACGAAATCCTGTCCGAACAAAATCTGATCCTCGGCAAGTACAACACCGAACTCGAACGTACGATCGCCGGTTATGCGGGAGTGCCTTCAGCCGTATCGTGCGCTAACGGGACGGACGCCCTTATCCTTTCTCTTATGGCCCTGGGAATCAGGAGAGGCGATGAAGTGATCACCACTCCTTACACGTTTTTTGCCACTGCAAGCTCAATCGCTCTTTTGGGTGCAAAACCGGTTTTTGTCGACATAGAACCCGAAAACATGAACATAAACCCCGATCTCATCGAAAAAGCAATTACCAGGCAAACCAAGGCCATTATCATAGTCCATCTTTTCGGAAAACTCTGCGACACAGACCGCATTTGTGCGATTGCGGAAAAACACGGCATACCTCTTGTCGAAGACATGGCCCAGTCCCTGGGTTCCCGGAGAAACGGTAAAATGTCGGGCAGTTTCGGCGACATTGCTGCCATTAGCTTCTACCCTACCAAGAATCTCGGTGGTATTGGCGAGGGGGGCATGGTGCTCTCAAAAAACAAAGATCTCGGCGAAAAGGCGAGGAAACTCCGGATCCACGGCATGGGGAGCGTACCTTACCAGCACGAGATGATCGGCATCAACAGCCGTCTCGACGAGATAAAGGCCTGCGCCCTGGTAACCAAATTCCCCTATCTCGAATCGTGGAATAAAAAAAGGACAGAGAATGCGAAGTTTTACAACAAGAAGATGGCGAACTTGCCTGTGACGGTCCCGGTGATTGAGGACGATACGTCCCACATAATTCATCAGTACGTCATCCGCGTCGAGGAGCGGGATAAACTGCAAAACTTCCTGAAAGAAAAGGGTATTACCACTGGGATATACTACCCGGTTCCGCTCCACCTCCAAGGCTGTTTCAAATACCTGGGCTACAACAAAGGCGATATGCCAGTCGCCGAAAAGGCGGCCCTCACAAGTATCGCCCTGCCCGTCTACCCAGAGCTCACAAGGGCAGAGAAGAATTACATTATGACTGCCATGAAGGAATTTTTCGACAAGTAA
- the mscL gene encoding large conductance mechanosensitive channel protein MscL has product MKKFMQDFKEFVLLGNVMNLAVGIIIGAGFSAIVTSLTDNLLSPIIGLFARSNLDALKINAFGITLRYGAFMTSVINFVIMAFVVFLLVRAMTKLFAKKNKEAEPAPDRLCPYCKSVLHLEATRCPACTSQL; this is encoded by the coding sequence ATGAAAAAGTTTATGCAGGATTTTAAGGAATTCGTGTTGTTGGGCAACGTGATGAATCTGGCGGTGGGTATTATCATCGGAGCAGGATTTTCCGCAATCGTTACATCATTGACCGATAACCTGTTGTCCCCCATCATCGGCCTATTCGCCAGAAGCAATTTGGATGCCTTGAAAATAAACGCTTTCGGGATAACCCTGCGGTACGGTGCGTTCATGACCTCGGTCATAAATTTCGTCATTATGGCGTTTGTGGTGTTTCTCTTAGTCCGCGCCATGACAAAATTGTTTGCCAAGAAGAACAAAGAGGCAGAACCCGCACCAGACCGGCTCTGCCCTTATTGCAAGTCTGTTTTGCACCTTGAAGCTACCCGATGCCCCGCTTGCACATCACAGCTTTGA
- a CDS encoding transcriptional coactivator p15/PC4 family protein: protein MKIGEIQKGTDKIIVTVKEFKGKTYVDIRTYFENDQGEMTPTKKGVSLTPDNLDDILNILQEARKVTREGTK, encoded by the coding sequence ATGAAAATAGGAGAGATTCAGAAGGGCACGGATAAGATTATCGTAACCGTAAAGGAGTTCAAAGGCAAAACCTATGTGGACATACGGACATATTTCGAAAATGACCAAGGGGAGATGACGCCCACTAAGAAAGGGGTATCCTTGACCCCTGACAACCTTGACGACATACTCAACATACTTCAGGAAGCCCGGAAAGTAACAAGAGAAGGGACCAAATAG
- a CDS encoding flavodoxin family protein, translating into MQVLVIYYSKSGNTQRLAEEVAEGVKEVKNVGCVVKAVKDVTKEDFLASQGIIAGSPVYFGSMAAPLKEMFDKFVIVRKDMGDKVGAAFVTSGDPTGGKETTLMSIIQAFLIYGMIIVGDPLDATGHYGVACTGSPDDKTSANARKLGNRVANLVKQLQQ; encoded by the coding sequence ATGCAAGTGCTGGTAATCTATTATTCTAAGTCAGGCAATACGCAGAGGCTTGCGGAGGAGGTGGCGGAGGGCGTAAAGGAGGTCAAGAATGTCGGCTGCGTGGTAAAGGCGGTCAAGGACGTGACGAAAGAGGATTTCCTTGCCTCACAGGGCATCATCGCAGGCTCGCCGGTCTATTTCGGCAGCATGGCCGCCCCACTGAAAGAGATGTTCGACAAATTCGTGATAGTTCGCAAGGATATGGGTGATAAGGTGGGTGCGGCTTTCGTTACCTCCGGCGATCCGACAGGAGGAAAAGAAACGACCCTTATGTCCATAATCCAGGCATTTCTCATTTACGGTATGATTATTGTGGGGGATCCGCTCGACGCAACGGGGCACTACGGCGTGGCGTGCACCGGTTCACCGGACGATAAAACATCCGCTAACGCGAGGAAACTGGGGAATAGGGTTGCAAACCTCGTGAAGCAATTACAGCAATAA
- the hpt gene encoding hypoxanthine phosphoribosyltransferase: protein MKAVLRKLYSKEKIEQVVKRLAVMIEKDYNGENIVFVCLLKGSFIFTSDLVRHVANPSRIDFIRASSYGSGMTSKGTVTVMNDLEENLEGENVVIVEDIIDSGLTLNYVKEMLAGKNPKSVKICALLDKRGRREIEIEGDYVGFTIDDGFVVGYGIDYAEQYRNLPEIYVVEGVEGKD, encoded by the coding sequence GTGAAAGCGGTGCTCAGGAAACTCTATTCAAAAGAGAAGATTGAGCAGGTCGTGAAAAGGCTCGCTGTCATGATCGAGAAGGATTACAACGGCGAAAACATAGTCTTTGTCTGTCTCCTTAAAGGTTCCTTCATTTTTACCTCGGACCTTGTAAGGCATGTGGCCAACCCTTCAAGGATTGATTTTATTCGAGCCTCGTCGTACGGAAGCGGAATGACCTCGAAAGGGACGGTTACTGTCATGAATGACCTTGAAGAGAACCTTGAAGGCGAGAATGTGGTGATCGTCGAAGATATTATAGATTCTGGATTGACCCTCAACTATGTGAAGGAAATGCTGGCTGGTAAAAATCCGAAATCGGTGAAGATCTGTGCCCTTCTTGATAAGCGCGGCCGCAGAGAGATCGAAATCGAGGGGGATTATGTGGGTTTTACCATAGACGACGGATTCGTAGTGGGATACGGGATTGATTACGCGGAACAATACAGGAACCTCCCGGAAATATATGTGGTGGAAGGCGTTGAAGGCAAGGATTGA
- a CDS encoding MBL fold metallo-hydrolase: protein MKIKWYGHAAFGITTDQGVKIIIDPYQSGAFGGALTYGKITEEADLVLTSHDHDDHNYVKDIKGTFVRIATPGIHESKGVKIQALPAYHDPSKGSERGSNLLFVIEADGLRVTHFGDLGHVLGNDLIKDLGPIDVLLLPVGGFFTIDSLEATEVMESVKPAITIPMHFKTEKCEFPIAPLDEFTKGKKGVIKVKSSEIEVVKESLPQKPEIFVLQYAL from the coding sequence ATGAAAATCAAATGGTACGGCCATGCGGCTTTCGGAATAACCACTGACCAGGGCGTAAAGATTATTATTGATCCCTACCAGTCCGGAGCCTTCGGCGGTGCCTTGACTTATGGGAAGATTACCGAAGAAGCCGACTTGGTGCTTACTTCCCATGACCATGACGACCACAATTACGTAAAGGATATCAAGGGCACATTCGTCCGTATCGCAACTCCAGGCATCCATGAGTCAAAAGGGGTGAAGATCCAGGCCTTGCCCGCATACCACGACCCTTCCAAAGGGAGCGAGAGAGGGAGCAACCTCCTGTTTGTAATCGAAGCGGACGGCCTTCGCGTGACCCACTTCGGCGATCTCGGCCATGTCCTCGGCAATGACCTGATAAAGGACCTTGGCCCAATTGATGTACTCCTACTGCCAGTGGGCGGTTTTTTCACCATTGATTCCCTGGAGGCCACGGAAGTGATGGAGAGCGTAAAGCCTGCCATCACCATCCCCATGCACTTCAAGACAGAGAAGTGTGAATTCCCCATCGCGCCCTTGGACGAATTCACGAAGGGCAAGAAGGGGGTCATCAAAGTGAAGTCGTCAGAGATTGAGGTAGTAAAAGAGAGCCTGCCGCAAAAGCCCGAGATCTTTGTCCTCCAGTACGCCCTGTAG